The genomic segment CGGCATCGCCGTCATCGAGATGGCCTGCTGGGACATCAAGGGCAAGGCCCTCGGCGTGCCGGTCTGGCAGCTGCTCGGCGGCAAGGTCACCGACAAGGTCAAGGCGTACGCCAACGGCTGGTACACCACCGAGCGCACCCCCGAGGCGTACCACAAGGCGGCGCAGGGGGTCATGGAGCGCGGGTACAAGGCGCTCAAGATCGACCCCTTCGGGACCGGCCACTTCGAGCTGGACCACGAGCAGAGCATGTACGCGGTCTCCCTGATCGAGGCCGTGCGCGACGCCATCGGGCCGGACTCCGAGCTGATGCTGGAGATGCACGGCCGGTTCTCGCCCTCGACCGCCGTCCGTCTCGCCAAGGACCTGGCGCCCTTCAAGCCCGCGTGGCTGGAGGAGCCGTGCCCGCCGGAGAACCTGAAGGCGCTGGAGAAGGTCGCCGCCAAGGTGGACATCCCGGTCGCCACGGGTGAGCGGATCCACGACCGGATCGAGTTCCGGGAGCTGTTCGAGAGCCAGGCCGTGGACATCATCCAGCCCGACGTCGGCCACATCGGCGGCATCTGGGAGACCCGCAAGCTGGCCGCGACCGCCGAGACCCACTACACGCTGGTCGCGCCGCACAACGTGGGCGGGCCGG from the Streptomyces sp. NBC_00310 genome contains:
- a CDS encoding mandelate racemase/muconate lactonizing enzyme family protein produces the protein MRITGISTHVVGTPWRNLTYVLVHTDEGLTGVGETRMLGHTDALLGYLHEAQTNHILGSDPFAVEDLVKRMKYGDYGRAGEIVMSGIAVIEMACWDIKGKALGVPVWQLLGGKVTDKVKAYANGWYTTERTPEAYHKAAQGVMERGYKALKIDPFGTGHFELDHEQSMYAVSLIEAVRDAIGPDSELMLEMHGRFSPSTAVRLAKDLAPFKPAWLEEPCPPENLKALEKVAAKVDIPVATGERIHDRIEFRELFESQAVDIIQPDVGHIGGIWETRKLAATAETHYTLVAPHNVGGPVLTAASLQVGFTSPNFKILEHFNDFADAEIKKVVSGAPEVVDGYFHLSDKPGLGVELDVDAAAEFPQQQARFDLWAEGWEQRKPKGSQ